In Halobaculum rubrum, the following are encoded in one genomic region:
- a CDS encoding helix-turn-helix transcriptional regulator has translation MNNDVRARREDRGLSQAGLAEEVGVTRQTINSIERGRYDPSLELAFTLAAFFECRIEDLFDPDGDDAT, from the coding sequence ATGAACAACGACGTGCGCGCCCGTCGCGAGGACCGGGGACTGAGTCAGGCGGGGTTAGCCGAGGAGGTCGGCGTCACCCGCCAGACGATCAACAGCATCGAGCGCGGGCGCTATGACCCGTCGCTGGAGTTGGCGTTCACGCTCGCGGCGTTCTTCGAGTGCCGGATCGAGGACTTGTTCGACCCGGACGGGGACGACGCGACGTAG
- a CDS encoding DUF2178 domain-containing protein, with the protein MTETDLRSGGGSGETPTVSTRRRYRRLLFSSVGVGVVANVALRLLSYPVAAEAAYWVGIVGFLTVWQFSPVTLFDERDAELERRASTVTLVVAAVVLVLGASGARTLDALGIYDAPPFVGGVLYGYVGLFVVFAVAYGWISRTR; encoded by the coding sequence ATGACCGAGACGGATCTCAGATCCGGAGGCGGATCCGGCGAGACGCCGACCGTCTCCACCCGTCGGCGCTACCGACGGCTGCTGTTCAGTTCGGTCGGCGTCGGCGTGGTCGCGAACGTCGCGCTCAGGCTCCTCTCGTACCCCGTCGCGGCCGAGGCAGCCTACTGGGTCGGGATCGTCGGCTTCCTCACGGTGTGGCAGTTCAGCCCCGTGACGCTGTTCGACGAACGCGACGCCGAACTGGAGCGCCGTGCGAGCACCGTCACGCTGGTCGTGGCCGCGGTCGTCCTCGTGCTCGGCGCCTCCGGCGCGCGAACGTTGGACGCCCTCGGGATCTACGATGCGCCGCCGTTCGTCGGCGGCGTGTTGTACGGCTACGTCGGGCTGTTCGTCGTGTTCGCGGTCGCATACGGGTGGATCAGCAGGACACGATGA
- a CDS encoding zinc-binding dehydrogenase, with amino-acid sequence MKAVQFSEHGDRDVIEYGDFPDPEPAREEVIIDVKAGALNHLDIWTRKGLPGIDLEMPHIPGSDAAGVVTEIGEGVTRFEEGDHVAVSAGVSCGECEFCRHGEESQCVRFSIIGEHQRGVHSELAAVPQDNLVPVPEHVDWEVAGSSSLVFQTAWRMLLSQGELAPGEKILVHGASGGVGHAAVQIADYVGAEVYATASTEEKLGYAEELGAEHVINYEEDDFASEIRDLTGRRGVDMVVDHIGAATWHDSLKSLAKGGRIVTCGATTGGRPETDINRIFWNQLKVIGSTMATPGEVDDVLELVWDGTFEPRIRETLPMSEAARAHEMIENREGFGKVVVRPDSEL; translated from the coding sequence ATGAAGGCAGTCCAGTTCTCGGAGCACGGCGACCGCGACGTGATCGAGTACGGCGACTTCCCGGATCCCGAACCCGCTCGGGAGGAAGTGATAATCGATGTGAAAGCGGGCGCGCTCAACCACCTCGACATCTGGACCCGAAAGGGACTCCCTGGGATCGACCTGGAGATGCCGCATATCCCCGGATCCGACGCGGCGGGCGTCGTCACCGAGATCGGCGAGGGCGTCACCCGCTTCGAGGAGGGCGACCACGTCGCCGTCTCTGCGGGCGTCTCCTGCGGGGAGTGTGAGTTCTGCCGTCACGGCGAGGAGTCGCAGTGTGTCCGCTTTTCGATCATCGGCGAGCATCAACGCGGCGTCCACTCGGAACTGGCGGCCGTCCCACAGGACAACCTCGTCCCCGTCCCCGAGCACGTCGACTGGGAGGTCGCCGGCTCCTCCTCGCTCGTGTTTCAGACGGCCTGGCGGATGCTGCTGTCGCAGGGAGAACTCGCGCCCGGCGAGAAGATCCTCGTCCACGGCGCCTCCGGCGGTGTCGGCCACGCGGCGGTCCAGATCGCCGACTACGTCGGCGCGGAGGTGTACGCGACCGCCTCCACCGAGGAGAAGCTGGGGTACGCCGAGGAGTTGGGCGCCGAGCACGTCATCAACTACGAGGAGGACGACTTCGCGAGCGAGATCCGCGACCTGACGGGGCGCCGCGGCGTCGACATGGTCGTCGACCACATCGGCGCGGCGACGTGGCACGACTCGCTGAAGAGCCTCGCGAAGGGCGGCCGGATCGTCACCTGCGGCGCGACCACCGGCGGCCGACCCGAGACGGACATCAACCGCATCTTCTGGAACCAGCTGAAGGTGATCGGCTCGACGATGGCGACGCCGGGCGAGGTCGACGACGTGCTCGAACTCGTCTGGGACGGCACCTTCGAGCCGCGGATCCGTGAGACGCTCCCCATGAGCGAGGCCGCGCGCGCACACGAGATGATCGAAAACCGAGAGGGCTTTGGCAAGGTGGTGGTTAGACCCGACAGTGAGCTCTGA
- a CDS encoding alpha/beta fold hydrolase — protein MTTSLSAATDPETLPSNVPGESTFVDANDRTFHVVEAGPEDGELVLLLHGFPEFWYGWRDQIRPLVNEGYRVVVPDQRGYNRSERPGRVRDYRIEALSADVTGLIDAYDRETAAVVGHDWGGIVGWWTALHSPERLSSFVAVNAPHPTVIRRTLSGDPVQLFRSSYALFFQLPTVPEALTRAANWRLPVRMLRESSMPGTFSTRDFDRYRAAWRREGAFTAMLNWYRAAARRRSTPETDEVTVPTRLVWGVHDQFLKHRMAYDSVEYCADGRITNVHEATHWVQHEQPVKVADAIVAELS, from the coding sequence ATGACAACCTCGCTCAGCGCGGCCACCGACCCGGAGACGCTGCCGTCGAATGTCCCGGGCGAGTCGACGTTCGTCGATGCGAACGACCGGACGTTCCACGTCGTCGAGGCCGGTCCCGAGGACGGCGAACTGGTTCTGCTGCTCCACGGCTTCCCCGAGTTCTGGTACGGCTGGCGCGATCAGATCCGGCCGCTCGTCAACGAGGGGTACCGGGTCGTCGTCCCCGACCAGCGTGGCTACAACCGCAGCGAGCGTCCCGGTCGCGTCCGCGACTACCGGATCGAGGCGCTCTCGGCCGACGTGACCGGGCTGATCGACGCGTACGACCGCGAGACGGCCGCGGTCGTCGGCCACGACTGGGGCGGCATCGTCGGCTGGTGGACGGCGCTGCACTCCCCCGAGCGGCTGTCGTCGTTCGTCGCCGTCAACGCGCCCCACCCGACCGTGATCCGGCGGACGCTGTCCGGGGACCCGGTCCAGCTGTTCCGGTCGAGCTACGCGCTGTTCTTTCAGCTCCCGACGGTGCCGGAAGCGCTGACGCGGGCGGCGAACTGGCGCCTCCCGGTGCGGATGCTGCGCGAGTCGTCGATGCCGGGCACGTTCTCGACGCGGGACTTCGACCGCTACCGTGCGGCCTGGCGACGCGAGGGCGCGTTCACCGCGATGCTGAACTGGTATCGGGCGGCCGCCCGGCGACGATCCACCCCCGAGACCGACGAGGTCACGGTTCCCACCCGCCTGGTCTGGGGGGTTCACGATCAGTTCCTCAAACACCGCATGGCGTACGACTCCGTCGAGTACTGCGCCGACGGTCGGATCACGAACGTCCACGAGGCGACTCACTGGGTCCAACACGAACAGCCGGTGAAAGTCGCCGACGCGATCGTCGCGGAACTCTCCTGA
- a CDS encoding Hsp20/alpha crystallin family protein, translating to MSKLREALRDLPEPVFADLLESDDAYLLVIDLPGAGAETTDVSVERGRLALEARREKAPDREFSYVEEDRPLFLDAEIPLPPDATHEGSEAEMERGVLSVRLPKRAAAPEHEITVTDADA from the coding sequence ATGTCGAAACTACGCGAGGCGCTTCGGGACCTCCCCGAGCCGGTGTTCGCCGACCTGTTGGAGAGTGACGACGCGTATCTCCTCGTGATCGACCTGCCCGGTGCCGGCGCGGAGACCACGGACGTGAGCGTCGAGCGGGGTCGGCTCGCCCTCGAGGCCCGGCGCGAGAAGGCGCCCGATCGCGAGTTCAGCTACGTCGAGGAGGACCGCCCGCTGTTCCTCGACGCCGAGATCCCGCTGCCCCCGGATGCGACCCACGAGGGGAGCGAGGCGGAGATGGAGCGGGGCGTGCTCTCGGTTCGGCTCCCCAAGCGGGCCGCCGCCCCCGAACACGAGATCACCGTCACGGACGCGGACGCGTAA
- a CDS encoding molybdopterin molybdotransferase MoeA has translation MSHDRTRAGFKDRTRVVDARERLLAAATPHGRTETVSLTAADGRAVADETTAPTPVPGYDRAAMDGWAVRAADTFGAAARSPSVLFAEEGAVGPEEAVRVHTGSELPPGADAVVKIEQVTEVGDEVEVFDAVAEGENVGPTGEDVAEGQTLYEPPHRLRPSDLGLLKSVGIDEVEVAERPCVSVIPTGEELVQADPDPGEVIETNGLTVSRLVERWGGDATYRDIVTDDEDALREAVERDLDHDVVVTTGGSSVGERDLIPEVIDEIGEVLVHGVALKPGHPVALGAVEETPVIMLPGYPVACIVNAVQFLRPVIREIGSLPHDPHPTRRATLTRKVSSEPGVRTFARVKLDPATDEDGAAGDADGGDSPTVEATPTRASGSGMLSSVALADGWVVVPESREGLDAGETVDVELWEVTE, from the coding sequence ATGAGTCACGACCGCACACGCGCCGGGTTCAAGGATCGGACCCGGGTCGTCGACGCTCGCGAGCGTCTCCTCGCGGCGGCCACCCCACACGGCCGGACGGAGACGGTGTCGCTGACGGCCGCCGACGGGCGAGCCGTCGCCGACGAGACGACGGCGCCGACGCCGGTACCGGGGTACGACCGCGCCGCGATGGACGGGTGGGCCGTCCGCGCTGCGGACACGTTCGGCGCCGCCGCGCGCTCGCCGTCGGTGCTGTTCGCCGAGGAGGGAGCCGTCGGCCCGGAGGAAGCGGTCCGGGTCCACACGGGAAGCGAACTCCCGCCGGGCGCGGACGCGGTGGTCAAGATCGAGCAGGTCACCGAGGTGGGCGACGAGGTCGAGGTGTTCGACGCCGTCGCCGAGGGCGAGAACGTCGGCCCGACGGGGGAGGACGTCGCCGAGGGACAGACGCTGTACGAGCCGCCGCATCGCCTCCGGCCGTCGGATCTCGGCCTCCTGAAGTCCGTCGGCATCGACGAGGTCGAGGTCGCCGAGCGCCCCTGCGTCTCGGTGATCCCGACCGGGGAGGAGCTGGTGCAGGCCGACCCCGACCCCGGCGAGGTGATCGAGACGAACGGGCTCACCGTCTCCCGGCTCGTCGAGCGCTGGGGCGGCGACGCCACCTATCGCGACATCGTCACCGACGACGAGGACGCGCTCCGCGAGGCGGTCGAGCGCGACCTCGACCACGATGTGGTCGTCACGACCGGCGGCTCCTCCGTCGGCGAGCGGGACCTGATCCCCGAGGTGATCGACGAGATCGGCGAGGTGCTGGTCCACGGCGTCGCCCTCAAGCCGGGGCACCCCGTCGCGCTCGGGGCCGTCGAGGAGACGCCGGTGATCATGCTGCCGGGCTATCCGGTCGCGTGCATCGTCAACGCCGTGCAGTTCCTCCGTCCCGTGATCCGCGAGATCGGCTCGCTCCCGCACGACCCGCACCCGACGCGTCGGGCGACGCTGACCCGGAAGGTCTCCTCCGAGCCCGGCGTGCGGACGTTCGCGCGGGTGAAACTGGACCCGGCGACGGACGAGGACGGGGCCGCCGGCGACGCGGACGGCGGGGACAGCCCCACCGTCGAGGCGACGCCGACGCGCGCGTCCGGGTCGGGGATGCTCTCGTCGGTCGCGCTCGCCGACGGCTGGGTCGTCGTCCCCGAGTCCCGCGAGGGGCTCGACGCCGGCGAGACTGTCGACGTGGAGCTGTGGGAGGTGACCGAATGA